One window from the genome of Enterococcus haemoperoxidus ATCC BAA-382 encodes:
- a CDS encoding ABC transporter permease: MNLIYFELKKVWQTRKTHLFLLLSLSLIIVLFFFNGFMAHKEQQEIAEVNPTAEALNQKSFNDKLKHSLEEMNQEILMQEETFQIMANEGKPLDGKLTLPTYPLYRMNLNDELVKKKLPPQSMRYGTKNSIFTAILVSYLASGLGLIILFLLFGDSLTKEMEDNSLYFYLAQPIQRGRLFLTKYILTWAQSVVVIGLFLVFGFIFASVFSGGSSFFYPVIAFSNMNMDFIPIIQYIGQVYLLFTFVLAFCFSLHFLVSIFLKKTSLSLIITMVLLFEGYSISMLNSEFTRKIAPFNPFIYLNSSKIFVGYDFHPFATRLVENQEYYANWCLPRTIHNAQISNVNGMITLSIGTAILLLIGYFCFKKNFHLWKE; the protein is encoded by the coding sequence ATGAATCTAATATATTTTGAATTAAAAAAAGTTTGGCAAACGCGTAAGACACATTTATTCTTACTATTAAGTCTGTCACTGATCATAGTGCTATTTTTTTTCAATGGATTTATGGCACATAAAGAACAACAAGAAATAGCAGAAGTAAATCCAACTGCTGAAGCATTAAATCAAAAAAGTTTCAACGATAAATTGAAACACTCTTTAGAGGAAATGAACCAAGAAATTTTGATGCAAGAAGAGACTTTTCAAATAATGGCCAATGAAGGAAAACCATTAGACGGAAAATTAACATTGCCAACTTATCCGTTATATCGAATGAACTTAAATGATGAGTTAGTGAAAAAGAAGCTACCACCTCAATCAATGCGTTATGGGACCAAAAATAGTATATTTACTGCGATTTTAGTGTCATATTTAGCTAGTGGTTTGGGGCTGATTATCTTGTTCTTATTATTTGGCGATAGTTTAACTAAAGAAATGGAAGATAATAGTTTGTATTTTTATCTTGCTCAGCCAATCCAAAGAGGTCGCTTGTTTTTGACTAAATATATTTTAACTTGGGCTCAATCAGTTGTAGTGATTGGCTTGTTCTTAGTCTTTGGATTTATCTTTGCAAGTGTTTTTTCAGGGGGAAGCTCATTTTTTTATCCAGTCATTGCATTTTCAAATATGAACATGGACTTTATTCCAATTATTCAGTATATTGGGCAGGTTTATTTATTGTTTACTTTTGTATTGGCGTTTTGTTTTTCTCTCCATTTTTTAGTTAGTATCTTTTTGAAGAAAACAAGTTTGAGTTTAATTATAACAATGGTACTTTTATTTGAGGGCTACTCAATAAGCATGTTAAATAGTGAGTTTACTCGGAAAATAGCTCCGTTCAATCCATTTATTTATTTGAATAGCAGTAAGATATTTGTTGGGTATGATTTCCATCCATTTGCTACACGTTTAGTGGAGAATCAAGAATATTATGCAAATTGGTGTTTACCAAGAACCATTCATAATGCACAAAT